The Scyliorhinus canicula chromosome 11, sScyCan1.1, whole genome shotgun sequence genome contains a region encoding:
- the pfkfb3 gene encoding 6-phosphofructo-2-kinase/fructose-2,6-bisphosphatase 3 isoform X3: MPRGVASVPHLTNSPTVIVMVGLPARGKTYIAKKLTRYLNWIGAPTKVFNVGEYRREAVKWYRSYDFFRHDNEDAMKVRKQCALAALRDAKSYLTEEGGQIAVFDATNTTRERREMILNFAKENEWKVFFVESVCDDPSVVAANIMDVKVSSPDYMDCNRADAMEDFLKRIECYKATYQPLDPDNYDKDLSFIKVINVGRRFLVNRVQDHIQSKIVYYLMNIHIQPRTIYLCRHGESEYNLQGQIGGDSGLSYRGKKFSTALSTFLEEQNLKDLKVWTSQLKRTIQTAEVLGGRYEQWKALNEIDAGVCEDMTYAEIKKQYPEEYSLREQDKYYYRYPTGESYQDLVQRLEPVIMELERQGNVLVICHQAVMRCLLAYFLDKSADELPYLKCPLHTVLKLTPFAYGCKVESIFLNVEAVNTHRDRPEDIGKKGSNPLMRRNSVTPLSSPEPNKKPRIEGLEDHMASSSSAMPVCLVSEVSTSLLGQPLIGKACLRTIFHYLNILSLLILQRW, translated from the exons TCTTTAATGTTGGAGAGTATCGACGAGAGGCTGTAAAGTGGTACCGATCTTATGACTTTTTCCGCCATGACAATGAAGATGCAATGAAGGTTAGAAA gcagtgtgcCTTAGCGGCCTTGAGAGATGCAAAATCCTACCTTACTGAGGAAGGTGGCCAGATTGCA GTTTTTGATGCTACAAATACcaccagggagaggagagagatgaTCCTAAACTTTGCCAAAGAAAATGAATGGAAG GTATTTTTTGTAGAATCTGTTTGTGATGATCCAAGTGTAGTGGCGGCAAATATAATG GATGTGAAAGTGTCCAGTCCAGATTACATGGATTGTAACAGAGCTGATGCAATGGAAGACTTCTTGAAGAGAATTGAATGCTACAAAGCAACATACCAGCCCCTGGACCCAGACAATTATGACAA GGACCTGTCATTCATCAAGGTGATTAATGTAGGTCGGAGGTTCCTGGTAAACCGGGTCCAAGATCACATCCAGAGCAAAATAGTTTATTACCTGATGAACATCCATATTCAGCCTCGTACAATCTACTTGTGTCGCCATGGAGAAAGTGAATACAACCTCCAAGGTCAAATTGGTGGTGATTCTGGTCTCTCGTACAGAGGAAAGAAG ttttccacAGCACTGAGCACCTTTCTGGAGGAACAGAATCTTAAAGATCTGAAGGTTTGGACCAGCCAGCTGAAGCGAACCATCCAAACAGCAGAGGTTTTGGGTGGTCGGTATGAGCAGTGGAAAGCACTGAATGAAATAGACGCT GGTGTATGTGAAGACATGACCTACGCAGAAATAAAGAAGCAGTACCCTGAGGAATATTCATTACGCGAACAAGACAAATATTATTACCGCTACCCAACTGGTGAG TCCTACCAAGACTTGGTTCAGCGGCTAGAACCTGTTATCATGGAActggagagacaggggaatgtctTGGTCATCTGTCACCAAGCTGTCATGCGTTGCCTCCTTGCATACTTTCTAGATAAAAGTGCAG ATGAGCTGCCGTATCTAAAGTGTCCCCTTCACACCGTATTAAAGCTGACTCCCTTTGCTTATG GCTGTAAGGTCGAATCTATCTTTTTGAATGTGGAAGCAGTAAACACACACCGAGATCGACCAGAG GACATTGGTAAGAAGGGATCTAACCCACTCATGCGTCGCAATAGTGTTACCCCTCTGTCAAGCCCAGAGCCCAACAAAAAGCCGAGGATTGAAGGCCTAGAGGACCATATGGCCTCGTCTTCCTCAGCCATGCCTGTCTGCCTGGTCTCTGAAGTGTCCACATCCCTGCTTGGACAA CCTTTAATAGGAAAGGCTTGCCT ACGTACAATCTTTCATTATCTCAACATTTTATCCTTGTTAATCCTTCAAAG ATGGTGA
- the pfkfb3 gene encoding 6-phosphofructo-2-kinase/fructose-2,6-bisphosphatase 3 isoform X6 encodes MILNFAKENEWKVFFVESVCDDPSVVAANIMDVKVSSPDYMDCNRADAMEDFLKRIECYKATYQPLDPDNYDKDLSFIKVINVGRRFLVNRVQDHIQSKIVYYLMNIHIQPRTIYLCRHGESEYNLQGQIGGDSGLSYRGKKFSTALSTFLEEQNLKDLKVWTSQLKRTIQTAEVLGGRYEQWKALNEIDAGVCEDMTYAEIKKQYPEEYSLREQDKYYYRYPTGESYQDLVQRLEPVIMELERQGNVLVICHQAVMRCLLAYFLDKSADELPYLKCPLHTVLKLTPFAYGCKVESIFLNVEAVNTHRDRPEDIGKKGSNPLMRRNSVTPLSSPEPNKKPRIEGLEDHMASSSSAMPVCLVSEVSTSLLGQPLIGKACLRTIFHYLNILSLLILQRW; translated from the exons atgaTCCTAAACTTTGCCAAAGAAAATGAATGGAAG GTATTTTTTGTAGAATCTGTTTGTGATGATCCAAGTGTAGTGGCGGCAAATATAATG GATGTGAAAGTGTCCAGTCCAGATTACATGGATTGTAACAGAGCTGATGCAATGGAAGACTTCTTGAAGAGAATTGAATGCTACAAAGCAACATACCAGCCCCTGGACCCAGACAATTATGACAA GGACCTGTCATTCATCAAGGTGATTAATGTAGGTCGGAGGTTCCTGGTAAACCGGGTCCAAGATCACATCCAGAGCAAAATAGTTTATTACCTGATGAACATCCATATTCAGCCTCGTACAATCTACTTGTGTCGCCATGGAGAAAGTGAATACAACCTCCAAGGTCAAATTGGTGGTGATTCTGGTCTCTCGTACAGAGGAAAGAAG ttttccacAGCACTGAGCACCTTTCTGGAGGAACAGAATCTTAAAGATCTGAAGGTTTGGACCAGCCAGCTGAAGCGAACCATCCAAACAGCAGAGGTTTTGGGTGGTCGGTATGAGCAGTGGAAAGCACTGAATGAAATAGACGCT GGTGTATGTGAAGACATGACCTACGCAGAAATAAAGAAGCAGTACCCTGAGGAATATTCATTACGCGAACAAGACAAATATTATTACCGCTACCCAACTGGTGAG TCCTACCAAGACTTGGTTCAGCGGCTAGAACCTGTTATCATGGAActggagagacaggggaatgtctTGGTCATCTGTCACCAAGCTGTCATGCGTTGCCTCCTTGCATACTTTCTAGATAAAAGTGCAG ATGAGCTGCCGTATCTAAAGTGTCCCCTTCACACCGTATTAAAGCTGACTCCCTTTGCTTATG GCTGTAAGGTCGAATCTATCTTTTTGAATGTGGAAGCAGTAAACACACACCGAGATCGACCAGAG GACATTGGTAAGAAGGGATCTAACCCACTCATGCGTCGCAATAGTGTTACCCCTCTGTCAAGCCCAGAGCCCAACAAAAAGCCGAGGATTGAAGGCCTAGAGGACCATATGGCCTCGTCTTCCTCAGCCATGCCTGTCTGCCTGGTCTCTGAAGTGTCCACATCCCTGCTTGGACAA CCTTTAATAGGAAAGGCTTGCCT ACGTACAATCTTTCATTATCTCAACATTTTATCCTTGTTAATCCTTCAAAG ATGGTGA